Proteins encoded together in one Lathamus discolor isolate bLatDis1 chromosome 3, bLatDis1.hap1, whole genome shotgun sequence window:
- the GFI1 gene encoding zinc finger protein Gfi-1 gives MPRSFLVKSKKAHSYHQPRSADEDYSLRLETVLAQICADSKIPEDTGLCRTILPDPEPSQGRFSPESHLAEAADGTSESAPSCEGSVCDRVSEFEDFWRPPSPSVSPASERSVCPSLDEAPPFSVPFKPYMWNSLGGSELRHLVQSYRPCPTLERTSALGLFCERSSESALYSAECSSSLGLYGDFSSPGPGLYERPAAAAPRLYAETQPGLQQEKCPAGIKVESDLLCRPLLISTGSYKCVKCSKVFSTPHGLEVHVRRSHSGTRPFACDMCGKTFGHAVSLEQHKAVHSQERSFDCKICGKSFKRSSTLSTHLLIHSDTRPYPCQYCGKRFHQKSDMKKHTFIHTGEKPHKCQVCGKAFSQSSNLITHSRKHTGFKPFGCDLCGKGFQRKVDLRRHRETQHGLK, from the exons ATGCCGAGGTCCTTCCTAGTGAAGAGCAAGAAAGCGCACAGCTACCACCAGCCTCGCTCCGCCGACGAGGACTACAGCCTGAGGTTGGAGACCGTGCTAGCCCAGATCTGTGCAG ACAGCAAGATCCCCGAGGACACAGGGCTATGCCGCACCATCCTGCCCGACCCGGAGCCTTCCCAGGGACGCTTCTCCCCGGAATCCCACCTTGCTGAGGCTGCTGATGGCACTTCCGAGTCAGCGCCCAGCTGCGAGGGCAGCGTCTGTGACAGAGTGTCCGAGTTTGAGGATTTCTGGAGACCTCCCTCTCCCTCCGTCTCGCCAG CCTCTGAGCGATCTGTGTGTCCATCCCTAGATGAAGCACCCCCCTTCTCTGTGCCCTTCAAGCCGTACATGTGGAACAGTCTAGGTGGCTCTGAACTGAGGCATCTTGTGCAAAGCTACAGGCCCTGCCCGACGCTGGAGCGaacctcagcccttgggctctTCTGTGAGCGAAGCTCTGAGTCTGCCCTCTACAGTGCTGAGTGTAGCTCTTCTCTTGGACTTTATGGTGACTTCAGCTCCCCAGGCCCGGGGCTGTATGAGcgtccagcagcagcagcaccccgaCTCTATGCTGAGACgcagcctgggctgcagcaagagAAGTGCCCAGCTGGCATCAAAGTGGAGTCGGACCTCTTGTGCCGCCCATTGCTCATCAGCACTGGctcttacaagtgtgtcaagtgCAGCAAG GTCTTCTCCACACCACATGGCCTTGAGGTACATGTGCGCCGCTCACACAGTGGCACGAGGCCCTTTGCCTGTGACATGTGTGGCAAGACCTTTGGCCATGCAGTCAGTCTGGAGCAGCACAAGGCCGTGCATTCGCAG GAACGCAGCTTTGATTGTAAGATTTGTGGCAAGAGTTTTAAGAGATCTTCTACTCTGTCCACCCACCTGCTCATCCACTCGGACACACGGCCCTATCCATGCCAGTACTGTGGGAAGCGGTTCCACCAGAAATCTGATATGAAGAAGCACACCTTCATTCACACAG GTGAGAAGCCTCACAAGTGCCAGGTGTGTGGGAAAGCCTTTAGTCAGAGCTCCAACCTCATCACCCACAGTCGGAAGCACACAGGCTTCAAGCCCTTTGGCTGTGATCTGTGTGGCAAAGGCTTCCAACGAAAGGTGGATTTACGAAGACACCGGGAGACACAGCATGGCCTGAAATGA